One Dreissena polymorpha isolate Duluth1 chromosome 9, UMN_Dpol_1.0, whole genome shotgun sequence genomic window carries:
- the LOC127844717 gene encoding neuronal acetylcholine receptor subunit beta-2-like, whose product MILIAHERYATSYSGEDVKALYTKLFAENKYNHRVRPADDQSKTTEATLYANETTRPYVTAQAALEQRWPHMNEVWKPDIALRNSNLEHKELGVSSLNVRNYNSGEVYWSPFQVFESKCSMDITNFPFDYQTCYLKFQAWSYQITEVFLKCASSGTDLLFYEPNPGWDINNSSCTDGEHLALSQITFSITIRRKPLYFMLSVIFPILTLAILNICVFLLPTDCGEKAGFSISVFLAFAVFLTIVSSSLPQNSNSISLISVFLIIQTTCSTLTTVLALALLRISSFDDKVTIPRILVFFMRCLKCKSCSKPRRIESTITRTESRMSDETSTGDVEFSWKEVANFLDVVLFVIFACILVASSMGCFLTAMNSYPSDVQTERPTPGFE is encoded by the exons ATGATTTTGATTGCGCATGAGCGTTACGCGACCAGTTACAGCGGAGAAGATGTAAAGGCTCTGTACACAAAGCTGTTCGCCGAGAATAAGTACAACCACAGGGTGCGACCCGCTGACGACCAGTCGAAGACAACCG AAGCTACACTGTACGCCAATGAGACCACGAGACCTTACGTGACTGCGCAGGCTGCTCTTGagcaacgctggccgcatatg AATGAGGTATGGAAGCCTGACATTGCCTTGAGAAATTCTAATCTGGAGCACAAGGAACTCGGTGTGTCGTCACTCAACGTGAGGAATTACAACAGCGGGGAAGTATATTGGTCTCCTTTTCAA GTGTTTGAATCCAAGTGTTCAATGGACATCACAAACTTCCCGTTCGATTATCAGACATGCTACCTGAAGTTTCAAGCTTGGTCTTACCAGATAACGGAG GTTTTCCTGAAATGTGCATCGAGTGGAACCGACCTATTATTTTACGAACCCAATCCGGGTTGGGATATAAATAACTCCAGTTGCACAGATGGGGAACATCTCGCTTTAAGCCAAATAACCTTTTCCATCACAATTAGACGAAAACCACTATACTTTATGTTGTCTGTTATCTTCCCTATCTTGACTCTAGCAATTTTGAACATCTGTGTTTTCCTGTTGCCGACTGACTGCGGAGAGAAGGCCGGTTTCTCCATTTCGGTCTTCTTGGCGTTCGCCGTCTTTCTAACCATTGTTTCTTCATCGTTACCACAGAATTCAAACTCCATATCGTTGATATCGGTCTTTCTAATAATCCAAACCACTTGCAGCACCTTGACAACCGTCCTCGCGTTGGCTCTTCTACGCATTTCCAGTTTTGATGATAAAGTGACAATTCCTCGCATTCTGGTTTTCTTCATGCGATGTTTGAAATGTAAATCTTGTTCCAAGCCGCGAAGGATCGAGTCAACAATAACACGCACAGAAAGCAGAATGTCTGATGAGACTTCTACTGGTGACGTCGAATTCTCGTGGAAAGAAGTTGCAAACTTTTTGGACGTCGTGCTGTTTGTGATATTCGCATGCATCCTCGTCGCATCGTCGATGGGCTGTTTTTTAACAGCCATGAACTCTTACCCTTCAGATGTGCAGACAGAAAGGCCGACGCCGGGTTTTGAGTGA